Proteins from one Hoplias malabaricus isolate fHopMal1 chromosome 2, fHopMal1.hap1, whole genome shotgun sequence genomic window:
- the zgc:195282 gene encoding cysteine-rich protein 1, with protein sequence MVSYCPICGKPVYFGEKKRSLGRDYHPLCLKCHKCKRQLTAGQHAEHDEKPYCTNCYLRDFGPRGNRGPMSHTCNTAAS encoded by the exons ATGGTGAGCTACTGCCCCATCTGCGGAAAGCCCGTCTACTTCG GTGAGAAGAAAAGGTCCCTGGGGCGGGATTATCACCCCCTTTGCCTAAAGTGTCACAAGTGTAAGAGACAGCTCACTGCTGGCCAACATGCAGAG CATGATGAGAAGCCATACTGCACAAACTGCTACTTGAGGGACTTTGGACCTAGAG GTAATAGGGGGCCTATGTCTCACACTTGTAACACAGCTGCGTCCTAA